The genomic interval GCAGTGCGATGGGCCCCCGGAGCACGTGTGGAGTTCCCTCACGCGGACCTACGATGGCGACCGGCTCTCGGCGCCGGCGCGGGACGCGCTCAAGGTGGACTTCCTCCGCGCCGTGGAGCCGCTCAGGTTCGCGAACGGCACGCTCCCCTTCCAGTGGAGCATGCGCCAGGTGACCGCCACCCGGCGCTGACCACGCATCACTGGACCGTGTGCGCCTGCACTCCCTCCAGGCCGTCCCCGGTCGCCTTGAAGATGAGATCTCCCGCCTGCGTGGCCCGGAAGTAGAACGAAGCCTCCTGCTGCGGCTTCTCCAACACCAGCTCCCACCCCGTTGCCGCCCGAGGCAGCTCCTGCGTGCAGGCCGCATCCGAGTAGAGCACCGCGCCTGGCGCCGAGGCCCCCATCAGCTCCAGCACCAGCGACGGCGTCCCCAACGCGGTCAGGTTCCCCTTCGCATCCTGGCTCTGCACCACCAGCGCCTCGGAGCATTGTCCCGCGCTCACGGTGCGCGGGGTCGTGAGGAAGGCAATCCGCGACGCCACATCCGCCTCCACGATGACGTCGAACGTGATGTTCGGCCGCGTCTCGCGCTCATACCAGGCCCCACTCACGTGGTTCTGGCTGATGAGATTCGCGCCCCCCAGGTCCCAGATGCCCACGAACCATGCGCCTGCGTGCGGCTCCGACCACCCCTCGTGGCTCACCGTGTTCCGCTGGATGCGCAGCCCCGTCGGAGCAGGCAGCGGGCCGCCATCGCCATCGCCCTGTGACACGTTGATGCCGATGTCGTTCTTCTCCAGGGTGTTCTCGAATATGTCGATGTCCTCACACAGCGCCATGCCGTAGTAGTCCCCGCCCGCCACCAGGATGCCCGCGGCCGTGGTGCTCGTGCCCGAATAGGCATTGCCCGTCACGTAGTTCCCCGTGGCCCGCCCCGTGGCGCCGTTGCTGAACTGGATGCCATTGCGCGCGATGAAGGACACCGGTCCCCCGCCCTCCACGCGGTTGTCCTCCACGTTCAGCTTCACCCGCCCCGTGCCGACGATGCCCGCCTTCTGGTAGCGCGCCACGTGGTTGCGCAGCACCTCCACGCGCATCTCGGTCGCCGCATCCGGTGCATTGCGAACCTCGATGCCCACGCCCTCCTGGCACGCCCCCGCCCCATCCTTCTGGTTCAGGTCCATCACCCGGTTGTCGACGATGGAGCCGCTCGCGCCTTCGAACAGGACGCCGCGCAGCCGCGCCAGCACGCCGTCACACACCGCTTCCGACAAGCCTCGCGCCGACACCGTCAGGTCGCGCACGTGAGCCGTGGCGCCGCGGTTGCGCACCACCGCGCCCAGGAAGCGCCCATCACGAGGGTCCACCGCCGTGAGCACATGCCCGGCGCCATCCAACGTGTACCCCTCCGGAATCCACACCGTCTGCTCCGTGGTGCAGTCCGCCGACAGCTTCACGGCCGCTGCATCCAGCGTCGCCTCGCAGGGCGCGAAGTCTCCACATCGAGGGCCCGTCCACGCCACCGCGAGCGTCCGCGTCGCGGACAGCCCCGAGGCGTTCGTCACGGTCAACGACACGGTGGGCTGCGCATCCACCGGGAGGCACGACAGCGCCATCCAGTCCGCCGCTCCCGCCCCACCCGCGCTCGTGGGGTTGCCCAACAGCCCCGCGTTCGCCGACCAGGTGAAGGTGAGCTTTTCCCCTTGTGGATCCACCGCCGTGGCGGACAACTCCACCGGCACTCCGGCGGTCGCATCCGCCGCCGACGCCGTCAGCGAGACAATGGAGGGCGGCAAGGGATTGCGCACGCACACCCCCATCGTGTGCTCAGCCGAAGGCCCCCTGGCATCACTCACCATCAAGGTCAGCCGGCAGTTGTCGCAGGCGCCCGGTGGCAGGTAGGTCGCCGTGAATAGGGTGGACGCCGCGCTCGCATCCTGGAACGTCCCCTCACAGGTCGCGGACCACGCATAGGTGAACGTGTCGCCGTCGTCATCCACGGCGGCCGCCTGGAGCCGGAGAGGAACACCCACTCGGGCATCGGAGCCAGGGGCGACCCCGACCTCCGTCAACACGGGTGAGCGATTGAACAGGGCCTTGCGTTCCACCCCCCAGCCTCCCCCGAGCGCCACGTCCACGTTGAACTCGAGCGTGGCCACCCCACGACTCCCCTTCACCTCCAGCATCAGCATCACCGGGCCCCGAAGGTTCGGGGCCGTCCACTCCGTGTCCTTCGACGCCGCGTTGGAGAAGGAGCCCGCGCCCGCGCGCCACGCATACGTGAGTGTCTCCGCCGCATCCGTGGGGCGGACCTGGGCGCCAAGCTTCAACTTTCTGCCCGGTGACACGGTCGCGTGAGAGCCCACCACGGCCTCAATCACGGGCACGGTGTTGGCCCTCGAGGGGCTGGAGAGCTGGGGCGCGAGCACGAGGAGCGCGGGCTGATGCTTCACCAGTTCCACGTCCGGGACCTTCACCTCTCCCAGCATCACGTTCTTGGGGTCGAGGATGCGCAAGTCCACGCTGGCGCCCGCACCCGAGAAGAGGTCGCGCACCTGTCCTCGCCACACGGCGCCATCCTCCGACACGGCCAAGGACGTGGAGCCAGCCGCGCCCTGGGCGGGTGCGACGGAGGCTTCCACGCGGCCCACGCTGCCCGCGGGCAACGAGCGTGGCAGCACCGCCACCACGAGCACCGAGCCCGAGGGCTCCGTGTTGACCTCCGGCGAATCTGGCAACGAGCACCCCATGGCCAGCATGAGCGTGCTGGCGAACAGGGCCAGGCACCTCGCGTTCGCTCGATTCATGGTGACGTCCTCTCGGCGATGTCGGGGGACCGGAACGATAGCGGTAACCGGCCCGTCACCCAAACAACGCGCCCGTCCTCCCGCGAGGCATGTCCGCCCGTCCCCATGTGCGTCTCCCCACGAGGCGATTCCACGTCGAACGGACGACACGCGCCAATGTGGAGCGGTTGCCTATCGAGCAGGACCTCGAGCGCGCACACACACAAGGCACTCTCGCGACGCCGTGCGAGTCTCTGCGACATGCCACGGCTCCCCCGAGCCACTCCTCACAGGAACTGTTGCACGCCCTGCGGAACGATGGTGTTCGGGCCGCGCTGCAAGGGTGCGCCGAGGGCATTGTAGCCCCCGGGGTGCTTTTGAACCGCGAAGTGCCAGTGGTGATGGTTGTCCCGCCATCCCGCGATGAAGGCGATGCCCGGGTTGGGGACAAGCATGGCGTTGTCACCGTAGCAGTACCGGCCATGCCCCACGGGGACGGGGCCGCCGACCGCCGTGACGGGGGCAGCGGGAACCGCCGCCACGACACCGCCGAAGGCGGGCAGCGCATCAGGGCGAAGGGCCACCGACCGCACGAACGTGCCCGCGCCCATGCGCGCCGTATAGAAGGCACGCTCCGCGCTGAGCCTCCTCGCGTCGATGGTGCCCCCCGCGAGCGCGGCCCCGCCCCAAGCCGCGGGTGCGTTGACCCCAGGGTCCCAGGCAATGTGTGTCACCCAGACGTTGGCCGGCCCCGCGGCGCCCGCGGGCGTCGCGACACTGAACGTGCAGCCGCTGAACATGGCCGTGAAGAAGAACCGGACGTTCGGGTCATTCAGATGGAGCTCGTTCGCTCCCGCGGTCGCCCAGGGCAACCAGTAGGCGCTGTACTCGTTCGTCAGTCGCCCCACGGGATTCGCGACGCGGGCGAGCCCGACCTTCAACACCTGCAGCGCCGCGTAATTGGCGGTCGGGTTGTCAAAGGCCAGTCCCGCCGGTGCCGCGGCGCCCAGCGCCTGGTCAAATGACTGTCCCGCCGGAATGTTCCCGGCGAAGGCGCCCGCGATGAGGTCGAACTTGAGCACCATCGGCTCCGGGCGGGCATAGATGTTGTTCCCCACCCAGCGCCCTTGCCCCAGGTCCATCACGCAATGGCACGTCGGGCAGGGCTGGGCCGGCAATGTCACCATGATGAGCCGATTCATGAAGGCGAGCGGGTCTGCCTTGAACTTCTTGTTGAGTCCGTGCATGCGGCCATCCCTCCGACATGGGCCGAAGTGCCATGCAATGACAGGTCCAACACAAATACAGACGCCCTTCGTCTGAGAGGCACCTCGAACCCGGAGTGATTGCGTCCCCCACGGACGCGACCTCGTATCTCCGGGACGCCGCTCGCACACCTCCTGAGTCGCGCAGGGCACAATCACATACACCCAACCCCGCGAATGTACGGGCGAACACGGAATGGCGGCGCCACGTCGAGCGAACGACACCCGCCACGCGGAGCGGTTACCTATCGAGCAGGCCTTGGAGCGAATCACCCGCGAGCACACGAGCAATGCTCTCCTGCCTTGCCATGAGTGCCGCTCCAACACGTCGCCCACAGCCCTGGCCCATTCGCGTGGCCCACTGGGTCAACGTGCCCTTGCTCATCATCATGGCGGGCAGCGGGCTGCAGATTCTCGTCGCCTATCCCATGCTCGGTCCGCGGGGCCGCCCCTATGGCTGGTATCCCTTTCAAGGGACGCCGCCTCCCGAATGGGCACGGCTGGGAGACTGGCTCGCGGGCGCGCGGCAATGGCACTTCGCCTTCGGCGGCTTCCTCGCGCTCAATGGACTTCTGTACCTGCTCTATCTCGCCTTCAGCGGTGAGTGGCGCCGCCGCCTCTTCTTCCCTCGCCGCGACACGCGCAACGCGGTGGACACCCTCGCCTACTACCTGCGCCTGCGAAAGCAGCCACCACCCCAGGGGCTCTACAACGGCCTGCAACGGCTGGCGTACACCAGCGCGCTGCTCCTGGGCATCCTCGCTGTCTTCTCCGGCCTCACGCTCTACAAGCCCGTGCAGCTCGGCGCGCTCACCACCGTGCTCGGAGGTTACGACTCCGCGCGCGCCCTCCACCTGCTCGCGCTCGCGCTGCTCGCCCTCTTCACCGTGGGCCACGTCATCCTGGTGCTCCTGCATCCACGCTCGCTGGTGGAGATGGTGACCGGGGGGAGGAAACCCGATGGCCCCTAGGCACCTCATCCTCGCGCCGCGTCCACGGCTGCTCACCCGGCGCACGGCGCTGCTCGGCGCGGCGACACTCACCGCCGCCGCATGCGACAGCGCCCGTCCTCGCGCCGGCTTCCTGGGCGCCATGGAGCGCGTCAACGCACGGCTCCAGGCCGCGCTCTTCGACGAGAACCAACTCGCCCCCGAGCTGCCTCCCGAGGAGGCCACGCCTCCGGGCGCGTTCCCTCAGTACTTCATCTCGGACGCGGTGCCGCTCGCGCCTCCGGGTTGGACGCTGCGGGTGGGAGGCATGGTCGCGAGGCCCGCGCGATTGACGTTGGAGGAGCTCCAGCGGCTGCCGAGCACGCAGTACCGCATCCGCCACCACTGCGTGGAAGGTTGGAGCGCGGTGGCGTCCTGGCACGGCGTGCGCCTGCGAGACCTCGCCGAGTACGTGGGCGCGGACCCGGCGGCGCCCTACGTGGAGCTGCGCTCGTTCGACTCGGGCTACTGGTCCTCCTGGGACCGCCCCAGCGCCTTTCATCCCCAGACGATGCTGGCCTACGGGATGAATGGACAGCCCCTACCGCCCGAACACGGCGCACCGCTGCGCCTCTACTCGGCGGTGAAGCTGGGCTACAAGATGGTGAAGTACCTCACCGAGGTGAACTTCCTCCCCCAGCCCACCAGCGGCTATTGGGAGGAGCGCGGCTACGAGTGGTACGCCGGGCTCTGACCTCAGGCCTTGCTGCCCGCGAAGCCCCCTCCGAATGGAGAGGCGCCTCGCTGGCGCAGCGCCTCGCGCTCGGCCTTCAGCGCGGCGAGCGCGTCGTCTCGCGTGACGTAGTGATTCACCGCCGCGCCGTTGATGGCCCCGCTGGTGAGCACGAACATGCGGGTCATCTCGTCGCCGCCGAACCGGTACGAGCGGTGCGTGAAGCGCTCCAGCACCTCACGCCGCTCCCGGCCGAAGACGCGCCCCGCGGTGAACTTCACCACCAACCCATCCAGGTTGATGAGCAGGTCCACCTTCCCCGTTCCCGCGTAACGAGCCAGGTGCCCTTCCACCTCCCGCCGCCACCGCAGGACGTCTTCCTCCGTCGACAACACGCAGTCGAAGAAGTGCGCCGTCACCACGTCGTTGGGCGCGTCGTAATCGAAGGACATGCTCCAGGCCATCGCACTGCCTCCCTCGAAACTCTGGTGTCAGGCGGGCGCGGAGCCAGCCAGGAAGGCGGACAACACCGCCGCGGTCTCCTGGGGGTGCTCCGTGTTCGGATAGTGTCCGGGGCCCGGAATGTGAGCCATGCGCGCCCGGCGGATGGGCTTCACCACCGACTCGCGCAAGAAGGCCGGCGGCAGGAACGGGTCATCCGTCGACACCACCAACGTCGGCGCGGTGATGCGCGACAACCGGTCCGCGAAGCCGCCCGCCGTCCACGCGTCGAACATGCCCTGGATGGCCGCCTCGCTCACGCCCGCCGAGTCCTTCAACATCGCCTCCAGCGACTCCGGCGCCAGCGTCTTGCAAGCCAGGCCCAGGATGATCTTCTGCTTCTCGCGGTCCCCCGCCGACGTGCGGAACAACCCCACTGCGTCCGCGGGAAGCGGCAGCCCCGACGCGGGCACCGTGTTGAGCAGCACCAGCCCCTCCACCCGGTCCGGCACCTGCGCGCCCAACCACTGTGCAATCTGGCCGCCCATGCTGTGGCCCACCACCGTGAAGCGCTTCGCGCCCACCGCGTCCACCACCGCCAACACGTCCTGCGCCAGCTGCTCCAGCGTGTAGCCGCCCGCCGCCTTGCCCGACTGCCCCGTGCCGCGCGCGTCTGGAATCACCAGCCGCAGCCCCGTCACATCCAGCCGCTCTACCGTCGCGTCCCACACCGCCCCGGACATCATCCACCCGTGCACCAACACCACCGTGCGAGGGCCCTCACCCACGACGCGATAGTGGATTGAAGTCCCGTCAGCTGCGGAAAGCGTGGGCATGTCGTCTCCTCCGACGAATTGGATAAAGCTGTATTGAAGAGTTCTACGGGAGCGAAAGCAAGCCGTGACACTCGGAGAACACCGGAACACATGTAGGCATTCGCCGCGGGTATGAGCCGGGTTGGCGGCGAGCGAGGGGCGCTCAGGGTTCGGAGGGGACGTCACATCGATGGGGACGGCGAAGACCCCGGTGTTCGAAGGCGAGGTGCCCAAGGCCGTCCAGCGATTGGGAGGCCCACGACATGCCGCGCTCCTCCGCCGCCTGGGCGATGCGGGACTGAATCTGGTTCCGCTCGCTGAGCAGCTCGTCCAACGTCATGCGTCCTCGCCGAGCCAGCGAGCGCGGGTGAGCCGCGCCTGGCTTCACACGGGGGCAGCGGCCTCTGGCAGAGTGCGCCGCCTCATGGCGGATGAACGGGACGGGACGGGCGGAAGGGCTCTCGAGGCGGCGAAGCGCACGGTGCACTGCGAGGACGCGCTGACGTGGCTTGGGGCGCAGCCGGTGCTGACGGGATGCTCGGCGGTGGCGTCGCTGCCGGATGCGTCCGAGTTCCCCACGCTGTCCCTCGCCGAGTGGAAGGCGTGGTTCATCCGCGCGGCGGCGCTCGTCATGTCGCGGGTCCCCGACGACGGCGTGGCCATCTTCTACCAGACGGACGTGAAGGACGAAGGGCTCTGGGTCGACAAGGGCTACCTCGTGTCACGCGCCGCGGAGGAGGCGGGGCTCGGGATGCTCTGGCACAAGGTCGTCTGCCGCCGCGCTCCGGGCACCGTGACGTTCGGCCGCCCCGCGTACTCCCACATGCTGTGCTTCTCGCGAGGCGTGCGCCCGGACCTCGCGAAGTCCACCGCGGATGTGCTGCCAGACGCCGGCGAAGTCACGTGGACACGCGGCATGGGCGTGGAGGCGTGTCAGCTCGCGTGCCGCTTCATCCTGGAGCAGACGTCCACGCGCACCGTGGTGGACCCCTTCTGTGGCCACGGCACCGCGCTCGCCGTCGCCAACGCGATGGGGCTCGATGCCGTGGGAGTGGAGCTGAGCCGCAAGCGCGCGCGCAAGGCACGCAACCTCTTCGCGCAGTGGCGGGACGGCAAGCTCGTCCTCGTGAACGACCACGCCGCGCCGCCCTCGGAAGAGTAGCCGGGACACCTCGGGCGCCCCTCGCTTCGAGAGGACGCCTGGGCCCCACGGCTTCACTTCACTTCGTCACTTCACTTCACTTCACTTCGCCGAAGCCGAAGCAGCGGGTGCTCCGGACTCGGAGGACGCGAGCACGGAGGCCGCGGGCAGCATCGCCAGCTCGCGCTCCACCGCGGGCTCCAGCTCCGAGATGAACGCGCCGAAGAGCCGCTCCTCGAGCGCCAGCGCCTCGTCGAGCGAGGCCCCCACCTTGTTCAGCCGCGCCACACACGCGTCCTCGATGGAGCGGCGGTGGTTCTGCTCCTCGGTCACCACGCGCCCCAGCTCCTCGCGGACGCTCGGGTTGCGCGAGGCCGCCTTGTAGAGCGGGTAGAGCACCATCGCGCGGCGCTCGATGGCCGTCGTCGTCAGCAGGTAGTGCAGGTACACATCGGCGGCGCCGGTGTGCGACGTGGCCCACGCGGCCAGCTCATGGTCCAGCGCCTGGAAGTAGCGGCCCGCCGCCTCCGGGCACAGGAACGTGGTGATTTCCCCACCGGCCACCTCGGCCGACAGCCGCTTGAAGGCGAAGGCGTGGCGCGTCTCGTCCGTCAGGTGCTCCAGCACCTCCAGCGAGGGGTGACGGTCCGCCACCGTGCGCGAAATCTTCCGCGCCCCGATGAACTCCATGAGGGACAGGGTGTGCAGCCAGCGAGCCTCGAGCTCGGGAGCCTGGGCCAACCGGCGGAGCACCGCCTGGATTCGGTCACGCATGCCGCGCCGTCTAGCGCGACGGCGGCCCGGGCGCGAGCCCCAAGATTCACCCGGGCGCTCCCTCGCCCCACAGCACCTCCGCCACCGGGCGCTCCGGGGCATGTGTCACCGGCGCTTCTCCCTCCAGGAAGCGGAACAACTCCATGGCCACCGCATGCGGGGCGTCCCACATGAGGAAGTGCCCCGCGTCCGGAACCTTCACCCACCGCGCCCCCGGGATGTCCCAGACCAGGCGCTCACCGAACTTCGCCGGGAGCACCTTGTCCTTCGCGCCCCACATCACCAGCACCGGCACCGCCAGGTGGCCCAGCCTGGGCGTCACCACCTGCGTCTGGTTCGTGTTGAGCGCCACGGCGTCCCGCGCCAGCGACACCATGCCCACCTCCGTCATGTACGGCGCCAACAGCCCCTCCACCACCTGCGCGGAGGGCTTCTTCGCGAAGCCCCGGGACTTGAGGGCCCAGGACAACACACCCACCATCCGCTCCGGCGACAACCGCCGCGCCATCCACGGCGTGCCCAGCTGCGCCATCAGCGGCAGGGGCCATGCGTCGTAGCTGACGCTGTCGAGCAGGCACAGCCGGCTCACCCGGCGCGGAAAGCGCACCGCGAGCTGTTGCGCGACGCCGCCCCCCACGTCGTGCCCCACCACCGCCGCGTCCACCACGCCCAGGCGGTCCAGCCACGCCTCCAGCGCCTCGGCCTGCCTCGACAACGAGCGGTCGAACCGGTCCCTCCGGTCGGAGAACCCATGCCCCAACAGGTCCGGCACCAGCACCCGATGCGACGTGGCCAATCCCCCCGCCAGGCCGCTCCACACGTAGCTCCACGTCGGCATGCCGTGCAGCAACACCACCGGAGACCCGCGGCCCCAGTCCACGTAGCTCACGAAGCGCTGGCCCAGCTCCAGCACGTCTTGATGTCTCTGCCACTCGCGCCAGTTCATCGCAGCTCCTCCGCGGCGACCCAATCCGGCACCAGGCGCGAGGCCCCCGGCATGGGCTGGCGCAGCATGTCCGGCACGTCCTGCACCAGCCGGGACAGGTTCAACAGCAGCGAGGGCAAGCGGGCCTCCAGCGCCTCGGTCACCCGCGCGACCGCGTTCACGTTCTCCCCCAGCGCCGCCACCCGCTCGCGGCTCAGCGCCACCGCGTACGGCAGCGACAAGGCCCGCTTGCGCGCGGACTCACGCACGGACTCCGCCGCGGCCTGGAAGTCCTCGTCCTTCATGCGCGGCTTCAACCGGCGCCACGCGGCCTCCAGGTACTCTGGCCAGCAGGCCAGCGCGCGGTACTCCCCCGGCACCCCCGGCGGCCCCACCGTCTTCTCGATGTCCGTGAACAGCGACCGGGTCAGCGCATCGCGAGGCCTCTCCGCCACCCACTCCATCGCCGCCATGCGCGCGGGGACGCCGTGCTCCAGCCGCTCCAGCTCACCGGGCACACCCCGGTGCCCCACCACGTGCCCGTCCAGCGCCAGCCGCACCGCCGACACCATCAGCAGCACCCGCGGCAGCATCGCCTCGTACAACTCGAGGGCACCTCTCGCGTGGAAGCGCTGACTGGGCCCCAGTTGCACCGCGGACCACGCGCCCAGCACCTCCCAGCCCACCGTCGTGTCCAGCACCTCCTGCCACAGCCCCGCGGCCAGCTCCTCGAAGGCGCGTGTCTCCACGTTGGGCCCCATCGCTTCCCACATCGCGACGAAGAAGCGTGGATACGCCGCCCACGTGCGCAGTGAGACATCCACTCCCGACACACGCATCGTCTGCCGCAGCTCGTGGTACACGCGCTCCACGTCGCCTTCGGCGCGGTGTTCGCTGACCTGTTTCACCCTGGCCATGCCGGCACCCCCGCCAACAGTGGGACTGACGTGTCGACAAGGCCAAGGGATACACCGCCTCCGCGCACCTGCTCGCCCGCATGTCCGCGAGACAAGGTTGCGTCCTGAAGCACACGCCTTGTCGACCTCTCGTCACCTCGCCGACCCTGGGGCCGGTACCGTCAAACACTAAAGAACAATCGCGGCGGGCCGCCGTTTGACTCATTCCTTGGCGGCTCGCTTTGCTGCCCTCCGCGCGATGAAGCAGCTGTCGCGCCTGACTGGTTCGCGGGGGGCAACCAGCATGGGGCCTCGACACCTGTCGCACCGTTTACGATTCGACCTCAGGCTCCACGCCGCGCGAAGGCCACTTCGCGGCAGCGCTGTTCCACGTGTGCGGCCGCCTCGCTTTCACGACGGCGCTCCGCGCGCGCCCGCGAGCCATGGACGCCGTGTCTCACCAGACGCCTCGCGCAAGGCGCCCGAAGTCCTCATCCCACGCGACCTGGACGCCTCGCCTCGCCCGGAGAAGAACGACATGCACGAGAACAGCGACACCTGGGGTCCCCGGCTCGTCAGCGTCTCTCTGGCCGGCGCGGTGAGCGACTATCTCCAACGCCTCCAGGAGCTGCACCAGCGCGTCGAGGACGCCACGCGCGAGGTCAACCACCTCCAACAACAGGCCGGCTGTTCCCTGTTCACCACCGTGTGAGCACGGCATGAGCACGCGCATCGCCGGCGCCGCCATCCCGGCGTCCTTCCGGCGCTGGACGCGCGCCCAGGACTCCACCGAGGTCCTGGCCGCCGCGAGCGTGGGGGCCTGGTGGGCCCTCACCTTCTTCGCCCTGGTGCTGGTGGCCATCGTCGCCTGGGCCCCGGGCGCCAGCGCCCTGTTCGGCATCTCACCGAGCAGGGGGTTGCTGTGCGCGAGCCCCATGCTCATCAACGGACTGCTGTTCTCCTCGGCCTACCGCCAGCGCCGCCACATCGGGACGTGGGGCTGGCTGTGGCT from Myxococcus stipitatus carries:
- a CDS encoding cytochrome b/b6 domain-containing protein, with translation MSAAPTRRPQPWPIRVAHWVNVPLLIIMAGSGLQILVAYPMLGPRGRPYGWYPFQGTPPPEWARLGDWLAGARQWHFAFGGFLALNGLLYLLYLAFSGEWRRRLFFPRRDTRNAVDTLAYYLRLRKQPPPQGLYNGLQRLAYTSALLLGILAVFSGLTLYKPVQLGALTTVLGGYDSARALHLLALALLALFTVGHVILVLLHPRSLVEMVTGGRKPDGP
- a CDS encoding molybdopterin-dependent oxidoreductase — encoded protein: MAPRHLILAPRPRLLTRRTALLGAATLTAAACDSARPRAGFLGAMERVNARLQAALFDENQLAPELPPEEATPPGAFPQYFISDAVPLAPPGWTLRVGGMVARPARLTLEELQRLPSTQYRIRHHCVEGWSAVASWHGVRLRDLAEYVGADPAAPYVELRSFDSGYWSSWDRPSAFHPQTMLAYGMNGQPLPPEHGAPLRLYSAVKLGYKMVKYLTEVNFLPQPTSGYWEERGYEWYAGL
- a CDS encoding SAM-dependent methyltransferase; protein product: MADERDGTGGRALEAAKRTVHCEDALTWLGAQPVLTGCSAVASLPDASEFPTLSLAEWKAWFIRAAALVMSRVPDDGVAIFYQTDVKDEGLWVDKGYLVSRAAEEAGLGMLWHKVVCRRAPGTVTFGRPAYSHMLCFSRGVRPDLAKSTADVLPDAGEVTWTRGMGVEACQLACRFILEQTSTRTVVDPFCGHGTALAVANAMGLDAVGVELSRKRARKARNLFAQWRDGKLVLVNDHAAPPSEE
- a CDS encoding alpha/beta fold hydrolase; translation: MPTLSAADGTSIHYRVVGEGPRTVVLVHGWMMSGAVWDATVERLDVTGLRLVIPDARGTGQSGKAAGGYTLEQLAQDVLAVVDAVGAKRFTVVGHSMGGQIAQWLGAQVPDRVEGLVLLNTVPASGLPLPADAVGLFRTSAGDREKQKIILGLACKTLAPESLEAMLKDSAGVSEAAIQGMFDAWTAGGFADRLSRITAPTLVVSTDDPFLPPAFLRESVVKPIRRARMAHIPGPGHYPNTEHPQETAAVLSAFLAGSAPA
- a CDS encoding alpha/beta hydrolase, whose product is MNWREWQRHQDVLELGQRFVSYVDWGRGSPVVLLHGMPTWSYVWSGLAGGLATSHRVLVPDLLGHGFSDRRDRFDRSLSRQAEALEAWLDRLGVVDAAVVGHDVGGGVAQQLAVRFPRRVSRLCLLDSVSYDAWPLPLMAQLGTPWMARRLSPERMVGVLSWALKSRGFAKKPSAQVVEGLLAPYMTEVGMVSLARDAVALNTNQTQVVTPRLGHLAVPVLVMWGAKDKVLPAKFGERLVWDIPGARWVKVPDAGHFLMWDAPHAVAMELFRFLEGEAPVTHAPERPVAEVLWGEGAPG
- a CDS encoding right-handed parallel beta-helix repeat-containing protein; translation: MNRANARCLALFASTLMLAMGCSLPDSPEVNTEPSGSVLVVAVLPRSLPAGSVGRVEASVAPAQGAAGSTSLAVSEDGAVWRGQVRDLFSGAGASVDLRILDPKNVMLGEVKVPDVELVKHQPALLVLAPQLSSPSRANTVPVIEAVVGSHATVSPGRKLKLGAQVRPTDAAETLTYAWRAGAGSFSNAASKDTEWTAPNLRGPVMLMLEVKGSRGVATLEFNVDVALGGGWGVERKALFNRSPVLTEVGVAPGSDARVGVPLRLQAAAVDDDGDTFTYAWSATCEGTFQDASAASTLFTATYLPPGACDNCRLTLMVSDARGPSAEHTMGVCVRNPLPPSIVSLTASAADATAGVPVELSATAVDPQGEKLTFTWSANAGLLGNPTSAGGAGAADWMALSCLPVDAQPTVSLTVTNASGLSATRTLAVAWTGPRCGDFAPCEATLDAAAVKLSADCTTEQTVWIPEGYTLDGAGHVLTAVDPRDGRFLGAVVRNRGATAHVRDLTVSARGLSEAVCDGVLARLRGVLFEGASGSIVDNRVMDLNQKDGAGACQEGVGIEVRNAPDAATEMRVEVLRNHVARYQKAGIVGTGRVKLNVEDNRVEGGGPVSFIARNGIQFSNGATGRATGNYVTGNAYSGTSTTAAGILVAGGDYYGMALCEDIDIFENTLEKNDIGINVSQGDGDGGPLPAPTGLRIQRNTVSHEGWSEPHAGAWFVGIWDLGGANLISQNHVSGAWYERETRPNITFDVIVEADVASRIAFLTTPRTVSAGQCSEALVVQSQDAKGNLTALGTPSLVLELMGASAPGAVLYSDAACTQELPRAATGWELVLEKPQQEASFYFRATQAGDLIFKATGDGLEGVQAHTVQ
- a CDS encoding halocarboxylic acid dehydrogenase DehI family protein; this encodes MARVKQVSEHRAEGDVERVYHELRQTMRVSGVDVSLRTWAAYPRFFVAMWEAMGPNVETRAFEELAAGLWQEVLDTTVGWEVLGAWSAVQLGPSQRFHARGALELYEAMLPRVLLMVSAVRLALDGHVVGHRGVPGELERLEHGVPARMAAMEWVAERPRDALTRSLFTDIEKTVGPPGVPGEYRALACWPEYLEAAWRRLKPRMKDEDFQAAAESVRESARKRALSLPYAVALSRERVAALGENVNAVARVTEALEARLPSLLLNLSRLVQDVPDMLRQPMPGASRLVPDWVAAEELR